The following are encoded in a window of Schistocerca nitens isolate TAMUIC-IGC-003100 chromosome 9, iqSchNite1.1, whole genome shotgun sequence genomic DNA:
- the LOC126203077 gene encoding bolA-like protein 2, translated as MVYTEEYIKSKLIKELEASHVEVHDESDGCGAKFSVLIVSDKFEGKPLLQRHRLVNSVLEEELKTIHAFSQKTLTTKQWQEQKST; from the exons ATGGTTTATACAGAAGAAtatattaaatcgaaattaattaaAGAACTTGAAGCATCACATGTT GAAGTTCATGATGAATCTGATGGTTGTGGTGCCAAATTTAGTGTTCTAATAGTGTCAGATAAATTTGAAGGGAAGCCTCTTCTTCAAAGGCACAG GTTGGTCAATTCAGTACTTGAAGAGGAACTGAAAACAATACACGCTTTCTCACAGAAGACATTAACAACAAAGCAGTGGCAGGAACAGAAATCTACATAA
- the LOC126203075 gene encoding probable dolichyl pyrophosphate Man9GlcNAc2 alpha-1,3-glucosyltransferase codes for MTDRVSRRVCLILVVSVAIFLRWCVSLFSYSGQNKPPMFGDYEAQRHWMEITLNLPTKEWYFNTSNNDLQYWGLDYPPLTAYHSLICGYVARYINPEFVALKVSRGYESYEHKLFMRATVVVADLLVYIPALCCYFSDKSRGQINKFNKPSSQKARHDTYVAELFLALIYPGIILIDHGHFQYNGVSLGFMVAAVAALLQSKLLVAAMAFCLALNYKQMELYHSLPFFCYMLGVCLSTKKKLLAVKKLLCIASVVIPTFILVWVPFLSNVDVILQVLRRLFPLYRGVFEDKVANVWCALNIVYKLRNVDHLIMAKICLVSTLLAVTPSCLDLLLHPEKNKFLLALINSSLAFFLFSFHVHEKSILLAAIPAILYFPIEPFPVFWFLLVSNFSMLPLILKDNVLIPFVALTIFYFMSVIVIVDIEFGCDGMRLKSDSGPVVSKSNVNQKSQTKVKLKKQLSNEKWLSYAFMASIIGCVVLTVCSIFIKPPQKYPDLFPLIVSVYSCAHFLLFFLYFMYRQISPDTHVCLKCD; via the coding sequence atgacagacagagttAGTAGACGTGTTTGTTTGATTTTGGTCGTCTCTGTGGCGATCTTTTTACGATGGTGCGTCTCACTGTTTTCTTACTCAGGACAAAATAAACCGCCTATGTTCGGTGACTATGAAGCTCAAAGACATTGGATGGAAATCACTTTGAATCTGCCTACGAAAGAGTGGTACTTTAACACTTCCAACAATGACTTACAGTACTGGGGGCTTGACTATCCCCCACTGACAGCTTACCACAGCTTAATTTGCGGCTATGTAGCTCGATACATAAATCCGGAATTTGTGGCCCTGAAGGTCTCACGTGGTTACGAAAGCTATGAACACAAGTTATTTATGAGAGCAACTGTAGTTGTAGCAGATCTCCTTGTGTATATACCTGCGCTGTGCTGTTATTTTTCAGACAAAAGCAGAGGCCAGATAAACAAATTTAACAAACCGAGCAGCCAGAAGGCAAGGCATGACACATATGTTGCTGAACTCTTTCTAGCACTAATTTATCCTGGTATTATACTTATTGACCATGGACACTTTCAATACAATGGAGTCTCTCTGGGATTTATGGTTGCAGCTGTTGCTGCATTGCTTCAAAGTAAACTGCTGGTTGCGGCAATGGCATTCTGTTTGGCATTGAATTACAAGCAAATGGAATTATACCATTCATTGCCTTTCTTCTGCTATATGTTAGGAGTTTGTTTATCGACGAAGAAAAAACTGCTAGCAGTAAAAAAATTACTGTGTATTGCAAGTGTTGTAATCCCAACTTTTATTTTGGTTTGGGTTCCATTTCTTAGTAATGTAGATGTGATCTTGCAAGTTCTTCGCCGTCTTTTCCCATTGTATCGTGGTGTTTTTGAAGACAAAGTAGCAAATGTGTGGTGTGCTTTAAACATTGTATACAAACTCCGGAATGTGGACCATCTGATTATGGCAAAAATTTGCCTCGTTTCCACTCTACTTGCTGTAACGCCTAGCTGCCTTGATCTTTTGCTACAcccagaaaaaaataaatttttgctgGCACTAATTAATTCTTCACTtgcatttttcctgttttctttccaTGTCCATGAAAAAAGCATCCTCCTTGCAGCCATTCCTGCTATTCTGTATTTTCCAATTGAACCATTCCCAGTATTTTGGTTTCTTTTAGTgtcaaatttcagtatgttgccattAATATTGAAAGATAATGTTCTTATACCATTTGTAGCATTAACAATATTCTATTTCATGTCCGTAATAGTTATTGTTGACATAGAATTTGGTTGTGATGGGATGAGGTTGAAATCTGACAGTGGACCTGTAGTATCAAAGAGTAATGTGAATCAGAAATCACAGACGAAAGTGAAATTGAAGAAACAGTTGTCAAATGAAAAATGGCTTAGTTATGCATTTATGGCTTCAATAATCGGTTGTGTTGTATTAACTGTCTGTAGCATATTTATAAAGCCACCCCAGAAGTATCCTGATTTATTTCCCCTTATTGTGTCTGTGTATTCATGTGCTCACTTCTTGCTCTTCTTTTTGTATTTCATGTATCGCCAAATATCACCAGACACCCATGTTTGTTTGAAATGTGATTAA